One window from the genome of Populus alba chromosome 15, ASM523922v2, whole genome shotgun sequence encodes:
- the LOC118057304 gene encoding ABC transporter C family member 10-like isoform X2 translates to MEDLWTLFCGESVDSDTSGKPSGSSLVFQPTSCINHALIICFDVLLLIVLLFTFMRISSASSKKITPRFRGYSSLQIVSVILNGGIGFVYLCLGIWILEEKLRKNQTALPLRSWLVVLFQGFTWLLVGLTISLRGKHLQRTPLRLLSILASLLAGIVCALSIYSAILGEGMLVKIALDVISFPGAILLLLCVYKVYKHEGNEDRDLYAPLNAEADGVSKIDSADQVTPFAKAGFFNKMSFWWLNPLMRKGKEKTLEDEDVPKLREAERAESCYMEFLEQLNKQKQAESSQPSLLWTIVFCHWKDIVISGFFAMLKILTLSAGPLLLNAFILVAEGKAGFKYEGYVLVLTLFFSKSLESLSQRQWYFRSRLVGLKVRSLLTAAIYKKQQRLSNVGRLMHSGGEIMNYVTVDAYRIGEFPFWFHQTWTTSFQLCLSLVILFRAVGLATLAALVVIIITVLCNTPLAKLQHKFQSKLMVAQDARLKACNEALVNMKVLKLYAWETHFKNAIENLRNVEYKWLSAVQTHKAYNGFLFWSSPVLVSAATFGACYFLKIPLHANNVFTFLATLGLVQDPIRSIPDVIGVVIQAKVAFARIVKFLEAPELQNGNVLHKRNMGSVDNAVLIKSANFSWEENSSKPTLRNVSFGIRPGEKVAICGEVGSGKSTLLAAILGEVPHTQGTIQVCGRIAYVSQTAWIQTGSIQENILFGSEMDRQRYHDTLERCSLVKDLELLPYGDLTEIGERGVNLSGGQKQRIQLARALYQNADMYLLDDPFSAVDAHTATSLFNEYIMGALSRKTVLLVTHQVDFLPAFDSVMVMSDGEILQAAPYHQLLSSSQEFLDLVNAHKETAGSERHTEADAPQRQGSSVREIQKSYVDGQIKTSQGDQLIKQEEKEVGDTGFKPYVLYLNQNKGYLYFSIAAFSHLLFVIGQITQNSWMAANVDDPHVSTLRLIAVYLCIEVTSTLFLLCRSISIVVLGLQSSKSLFSQLLNSLFRAPMSFHDSTPLGRILSRVTSDLSIVDLDVPFALIFTVGVTTNAYSNLGVLAVVTWQVLFVSIPMVYLAIRLQANYFASAKELMRINGTTKSLVSNHLAESVAGAMTIRAFEEEERFFKKTLNLIDINASPFFHSFAANEWLIQRLEIFSATVLASAALCMVLLPPGTFNSGFIGMALSYGLSLNMSLVFSIQSQCTLANYMISVERLNQYMHIPSEAPEAIKDNRPPSNWPEKGKVDICDLQIRYRPDAPLVLRGISCTFEGGHKIAIVGRTGCGKTTLIGALFRLVEPAGGKIIVDGIDISKIGLHDLRSRLGIIPQDPTLFNGTVRYNLDPLSQHTDQEIWEVLGKCQLREAVQEKEQGLDSLVVEDGSNWSMGQRQLFCLGRAILRRSRVLVLDEATASIDNATDLVLQKTIRTEFSDCTVITVAHRIPTVMDCTMVLSISDGKLVEFDEPEKLMKTEGSLFGQLVKEYWSHLHAAESH, encoded by the exons ATGGAAGACCTGTGGACGTTGTTTTGTGGGGAATCTGTCGATTCGGATACAAGTGGAAAGCCATCTGGTTCTAGCTTGGTATTTCAACCAACTTCATGTATCAATCACGCGCTGATCATTTGCTTCGATGTTTTGCTTCTAATCGTGCTCTTGTTCACTTTCATGCGAATATCTTCAGcatcttcaaaaa AAATAACACCTCGATTTAGAGGCTATTCGAGTCTGCAGATAGTTTCTGTTATACTCAATGGTGGTATCGGATTTGTGTACTTGTGCTTGGGCATATGGATTTTGGAAGAGAAGTTGAGGAAAAACCAGACTGCCTTGCCATTGAGAAGTTGGCTAGTGGTGCTGTTTCAGGGATTTACATGGCTTTTGGTGGGTTTGACCATAAGCCTTCGAGGGAAGCATCTTCAAAGAACGCCATTGCGGCTATTGTCCATTCTTGCTTCCTTGCTTGCTGGTATTGTCTGTGCTTTGTCCATATACAGCGCCATTTTAGGTGAAGGAATGTTGGTTAAGATAGCTTTGGATGTCATCTCCTTTCCAGGAGcaatattgttattgttatgtgTTTACAAGGTTTATAAACACGAGGGGAATGAAGATAGGGACCTGTATGCTCCATTGAATGCTGAGGCCGATGGTGTAAGTAAAATCGATTCCGCTGACCAAGTTACTCCATTTGCTAAAGCAGGATTCTTCAATAAAATGTCATTTTGGTGGTTGAATCCACTGATGCGAAAGGGTAAGGAGAAAACTCTAGAGGATGAGGATGTACCAAAGTTGCGAGAGGCAGAACGAGCAGAAAGCTGTTATATGGAGTTTTTGGAGCAActgaacaaacaaaaacaagctGAATCATCTCAGCCATCTCTCTTGTGGACAATTGTATTTTGCCACTGGAAAGACATTGTAATTTCAGGATTCTTTGCCATGCTAAAGATACTTACTTTGTCAGCTGGGCCTCTGCTTCTGAATGCCTTCATTTTGGTTGCTGAAGGAAAAGCAGGTTTTAAATATGAAGGTTATGTACTGGTTCTGACGCTCTTCTTTTCAAAGAGCTTAGAGTCCTTGTCACAAAGGCAATGGTATTTTAGGAGCAGGCTTGTTGGTTTGAAAGTCAGGTCCTTGCTCACGGCTGCAATATATAAGAAGCAACAGAGGTTATCCAATGTTGGTAGGTTGATGCACTCGGGTGGTGAGATCATGAACTATGTTACTGTGGATGCTTACAGGATAGGCGAGTTTCCCTTCTGGTTTCATCAGACATGGACAACAAGCTTTCAGCTTTGTCTCTCTCTAGTAATTCTTTTCCGTGCTGTGGGGCTAGCAACACTTGCTGCCTTAGTGGTTATAATAATTACTGTGCTATGCAACACTCCACTTGCAAAGTTACAGCATAAGTTTCAGTCTAAGCTTATGGTGGCACAAGATGCGAGATTGAAGGCTTGTAATGAGGCTCTGGTTAACATGAAGGTACTGAAATTATATGCTTGGGAAACGCATTTTAAGAATGCCATAGAAAATTTGAGAAATGTAGAGTATAAATGGTTGTCAGCAGTGCAAACGCACAAAGCATATAATGGTTTTCTCTTCTGGTCTTCTCCTGTTTTGGTCTCTGCTGCTACCTTTGGAGCATGCTATTTCCTGAAAATTCCTCTGCATGCTAATAATGTTTTCACTTTTTTGGCGACTTTGGGTCTTGTTCAAGACCCAATTAGATCAATCCCTGATGTTATTGGAGTGGTTATTCAAGCAAAGGTAGCTTTTGCACGTATTGTGAAGTTTCTTGAAGCGCCAGAGTTGCAGAATGGAAATGTTCTGCACAAGCGCAACATGGGGAGTGTGGACAATGCTGTTTTAATCAAGTCAGCTAATTTTTCATGGGAAGAGAATTCTTCAAAGCCTACATTGAGAAATGTGAGTTTTGGAATTCGGCCTGGTGAAAAGGTGGCCATATGTGGAGAAGTTGGCTCTGGCAAGTCAACCCTTTTAGCAGCAATTCTTGGAGAAGTTCCACATACACAGGGAACT ATTCAGGTTTGTGGTAGGATTGCCTATGTTTCGCAAACAGCTTGGATCCAGACGGGATCGATACAAGAGAACATTCTATTCGGTTCGGAAATGGATAGGCAACGATACCATGACACACTTGAGCGATGCTCTTTGGTAAAGGACCTTGAGTTGCTTCCTTATGGTGATCTTACTGAAATAGGTGAAAGAGGAGTCAATTTGAGTGGTGGTCAAAAGCAGCGAATTCAACTTGCCCGGGCTCTCTATCAGAATGCAGATATGTATCTCTTGGATGATCCATTCAGCGCTGTGGATGCACACACAGCTACAAGTTTATTCAAT GAATATATCATGGGAGCACTTTCAAGGAAAACAGTCTTGCTTGTGACTCATCAAGTTGATTTCCTGCCAGCATTTGACTCTGTTATG GTGATGTCAGATGGAGAAATCCTACAAGCCGCTCCTTATCATCAGTTATTGTCGTCAAGCCAAGAATTTCTGGACCTTGTCAATGCACACAAAGAAACAGCTGGTTCTGAAAGGCATACCGAGGCTGATGCTCCACAGAGACAGGGATCATCTGTTAGGGAGATCCAGAAGAGTTATGTAGACGGTCAGATTAAAACCTCTCAAGGAGATCAACTGATTAAGCAGGAAGAAAAGGAAGTGGGAGACACAGGGTTTAAGCCTTATGTGCTGTatctaaatcaaaacaaagGATACTTGTACTTCTCCATCGCTGCTTTCAGTCACCTGTTGTTTGTCATTGGTCAGATAACACAGAACTCCTGGATGGCAGCTAATGTTGATGATCCTCATGTTAGCACATTGCGTTTAATTGCGGTCTATCTGTGTATCGAAGTTACCTCAACACTTTTCTTGCTATGTAGATCAATCTCTATAGTTGTTTTGGGTCTTCAATCATCCAAGTCATTATTTTCCCAGCTACTAAATTCTCTTTTTCGTGCACCCATGTCTTTCCATGACTCCACACCTCTTGGAAGAATACTGAGTCGG GTCACGTCAGATTTGAGCATTGTCGATCTTGATGTTCCTTTCGCTTTGATCTTCACCGTTGGTGTAACCACAAATGCTTATAGTAACCTGGGAGTGCTGGCTGTTGTGACCTGGCAAGTCCTGTTTGTCTCCATACCAATGGTTTATTTGGCTATTCGCTTACAG GCAAATTACTTTGCCTCTGCTAAGGAATTGATGCGGATCAATGGCACAACCAAGTCTTTAGTGTCAAATCATCTGGCTGAATCTGTAGCAGGAGCCATGACAATAAGGGCCTTTGAGGAGGAAGAACGTTTCTTCAAAAAAACCCTTAACCTCATTGACATAAATGCTAGTCCTTTCTTCCACAGTTTTGCTGCAAATGAGTGGTTGATTCAACGGCTTGAAATATTTAGTGCAACTGTTCTTGCCTCTGCAGCACTCTGCATGGTTTTACTACCTCCTGGAACTTTTAACTCTG GATTTATTGGAATGGCACTTTCTTATGGACTTTCATTAAATATGTCGCTGGTGTTTTCGATTCAAAGCCAGTGCACATTAGCAAATTACATGATTTCTGTTGAAAGGCTTAATCAATACATGCACATACCAAGTGAAGCCCCTGAGGCGATTAAAGATAACCGACCTCCATCGAATTGGCCGGAAAAGGGTAAAGTGGATATTTGTGATTTGCAG ATTAGATACAGGCCTGACGCACCACTAGTTCTTCGAGGAATCAGTTGCACCTTTGAAGGAGGGCACAAGATTGCAATTGTTGGACGAACCGGCTGTGGGAAGACTACACTTATAGGTGCTCTATTTCGACTGGTGGAACCAGCTGGAGGAAAGATCATCGTAGATGGAATTGACATCTCTAAGATTGGACTTCATGATCTGCGGTCACGACTCGGAATAATACCTCAAGATCCTACTCTCTTTAACGGGACTGTGAGATACAATTTGGACCCCTTATCCCAGCACACTGACCAGGAGATATGGGAG GTTCTCGGAAAGTGTCAGCTTCGAGAGGCTGTACAGGAGAAAGAGCAGGGTCTAGACTCTTTAG TTGTGGAAGATGGATCGAATTGGAGCATGGGGCAGAGACAATTATTTTGCTTGGGCCGTGCCATTTTGAGGAGGAGTAGGGTACTGGTGCTTGATGAAGCAACCGCATCAATTGATAATGCAACTGACTTGGTTTTGCAAAAGACTATCCGGACTGAATTTTCAGATTGCACTGTAATCACAGTAGCTCACAGGATACCAACAGTGATGGATTGCACAATGGTACTTTCTATTAGCGATG GAAAACTAGTCGAGTTCGATGAGCCGGAGAAGTTAATGAAGACGGAAGGTTCACTTTTTGGACAACTTGTGAAGGAGTACTGGTCTCATTTACACGCTGCAGAATCACATTGA
- the LOC118057304 gene encoding ABC transporter C family member 10-like isoform X1, with protein MLVKIALDVISFPGAILLLLCVYKVYKHEGNEDRDLYAPLNAEADGVSKIDSADQVTPFAKAGFFNKMSFWWLNPLMRKGKEKTLEDEDVPKLREAERAESCYMEFLEQLNKQKQAESSQPSLLWTIVFCHWKDIVISGFFAMLKILTLSAGPLLLNAFILVAEGKAGFKYEGYVLVLTLFFSKSLESLSQRQWYFRSRLVGLKVRSLLTAAIYKKQQRLSNVGRLMHSGGEIMNYVTVDAYRIGEFPFWFHQTWTTSFQLCLSLVILFRAVGLATLAALVVIIITVLCNTPLAKLQHKFQSKLMVAQDARLKACNEALVNMKVLKLYAWETHFKNAIENLRNVEYKWLSAVQTHKAYNGFLFWSSPVLVSAATFGACYFLKIPLHANNVFTFLATLGLVQDPIRSIPDVIGVVIQAKVAFARIVKFLEAPELQNGNVLHKRNMGSVDNAVLIKSANFSWEENSSKPTLRNVSFGIRPGEKVAICGEVGSGKSTLLAAILGEVPHTQGTIQVCGRIAYVSQTAWIQTGSIQENILFGSEMDRQRYHDTLERCSLVKDLELLPYGDLTEIGERGVNLSGGQKQRIQLARALYQNADMYLLDDPFSAVDAHTATSLFNEYIMGALSRKTVLLVTHQVDFLPAFDSVMVMSDGEILQAAPYHQLLSSSQEFLDLVNAHKETAGSERHTEADAPQRQGSSVREIQKSYVDGQIKTSQGDQLIKQEEKEVGDTGFKPYVLYLNQNKGYLYFSIAAFSHLLFVIGQITQNSWMAANVDDPHVSTLRLIAVYLCIEVTSTLFLLCRSISIVVLGLQSSKSLFSQLLNSLFRAPMSFHDSTPLGRILSRVTSDLSIVDLDVPFALIFTVGVTTNAYSNLGVLAVVTWQVLFVSIPMVYLAIRLQANYFASAKELMRINGTTKSLVSNHLAESVAGAMTIRAFEEEERFFKKTLNLIDINASPFFHSFAANEWLIQRLEIFSATVLASAALCMVLLPPGTFNSGFIGMALSYGLSLNMSLVFSIQSQCTLANYMISVERLNQYMHIPSEAPEAIKDNRPPSNWPEKGKVDICDLQIRYRPDAPLVLRGISCTFEGGHKIAIVGRTGCGKTTLIGALFRLVEPAGGKIIVDGIDISKIGLHDLRSRLGIIPQDPTLFNGTVRYNLDPLSQHTDQEIWEVLGKCQLREAVQEKEQGLDSLVVEDGSNWSMGQRQLFCLGRAILRRSRVLVLDEATASIDNATDLVLQKTIRTEFSDCTVITVAHRIPTVMDCTMVLSISDGKLVEFDEPEKLMKTEGSLFGQLVKEYWSHLHAAESH; from the exons ATGTTGGTTAAGATAGCTTTGGATGTCATCTCCTTTCCAGGAGcaatattgttattgttatgtgTTTACAAGGTTTATAAACACGAGGGGAATGAAGATAGGGACCTGTATGCTCCATTGAATGCTGAGGCCGATGGTGTAAGTAAAATCGATTCCGCTGACCAAGTTACTCCATTTGCTAAAGCAGGATTCTTCAATAAAATGTCATTTTGGTGGTTGAATCCACTGATGCGAAAGGGTAAGGAGAAAACTCTAGAGGATGAGGATGTACCAAAGTTGCGAGAGGCAGAACGAGCAGAAAGCTGTTATATGGAGTTTTTGGAGCAActgaacaaacaaaaacaagctGAATCATCTCAGCCATCTCTCTTGTGGACAATTGTATTTTGCCACTGGAAAGACATTGTAATTTCAGGATTCTTTGCCATGCTAAAGATACTTACTTTGTCAGCTGGGCCTCTGCTTCTGAATGCCTTCATTTTGGTTGCTGAAGGAAAAGCAGGTTTTAAATATGAAGGTTATGTACTGGTTCTGACGCTCTTCTTTTCAAAGAGCTTAGAGTCCTTGTCACAAAGGCAATGGTATTTTAGGAGCAGGCTTGTTGGTTTGAAAGTCAGGTCCTTGCTCACGGCTGCAATATATAAGAAGCAACAGAGGTTATCCAATGTTGGTAGGTTGATGCACTCGGGTGGTGAGATCATGAACTATGTTACTGTGGATGCTTACAGGATAGGCGAGTTTCCCTTCTGGTTTCATCAGACATGGACAACAAGCTTTCAGCTTTGTCTCTCTCTAGTAATTCTTTTCCGTGCTGTGGGGCTAGCAACACTTGCTGCCTTAGTGGTTATAATAATTACTGTGCTATGCAACACTCCACTTGCAAAGTTACAGCATAAGTTTCAGTCTAAGCTTATGGTGGCACAAGATGCGAGATTGAAGGCTTGTAATGAGGCTCTGGTTAACATGAAGGTACTGAAATTATATGCTTGGGAAACGCATTTTAAGAATGCCATAGAAAATTTGAGAAATGTAGAGTATAAATGGTTGTCAGCAGTGCAAACGCACAAAGCATATAATGGTTTTCTCTTCTGGTCTTCTCCTGTTTTGGTCTCTGCTGCTACCTTTGGAGCATGCTATTTCCTGAAAATTCCTCTGCATGCTAATAATGTTTTCACTTTTTTGGCGACTTTGGGTCTTGTTCAAGACCCAATTAGATCAATCCCTGATGTTATTGGAGTGGTTATTCAAGCAAAGGTAGCTTTTGCACGTATTGTGAAGTTTCTTGAAGCGCCAGAGTTGCAGAATGGAAATGTTCTGCACAAGCGCAACATGGGGAGTGTGGACAATGCTGTTTTAATCAAGTCAGCTAATTTTTCATGGGAAGAGAATTCTTCAAAGCCTACATTGAGAAATGTGAGTTTTGGAATTCGGCCTGGTGAAAAGGTGGCCATATGTGGAGAAGTTGGCTCTGGCAAGTCAACCCTTTTAGCAGCAATTCTTGGAGAAGTTCCACATACACAGGGAACT ATTCAGGTTTGTGGTAGGATTGCCTATGTTTCGCAAACAGCTTGGATCCAGACGGGATCGATACAAGAGAACATTCTATTCGGTTCGGAAATGGATAGGCAACGATACCATGACACACTTGAGCGATGCTCTTTGGTAAAGGACCTTGAGTTGCTTCCTTATGGTGATCTTACTGAAATAGGTGAAAGAGGAGTCAATTTGAGTGGTGGTCAAAAGCAGCGAATTCAACTTGCCCGGGCTCTCTATCAGAATGCAGATATGTATCTCTTGGATGATCCATTCAGCGCTGTGGATGCACACACAGCTACAAGTTTATTCAAT GAATATATCATGGGAGCACTTTCAAGGAAAACAGTCTTGCTTGTGACTCATCAAGTTGATTTCCTGCCAGCATTTGACTCTGTTATG GTGATGTCAGATGGAGAAATCCTACAAGCCGCTCCTTATCATCAGTTATTGTCGTCAAGCCAAGAATTTCTGGACCTTGTCAATGCACACAAAGAAACAGCTGGTTCTGAAAGGCATACCGAGGCTGATGCTCCACAGAGACAGGGATCATCTGTTAGGGAGATCCAGAAGAGTTATGTAGACGGTCAGATTAAAACCTCTCAAGGAGATCAACTGATTAAGCAGGAAGAAAAGGAAGTGGGAGACACAGGGTTTAAGCCTTATGTGCTGTatctaaatcaaaacaaagGATACTTGTACTTCTCCATCGCTGCTTTCAGTCACCTGTTGTTTGTCATTGGTCAGATAACACAGAACTCCTGGATGGCAGCTAATGTTGATGATCCTCATGTTAGCACATTGCGTTTAATTGCGGTCTATCTGTGTATCGAAGTTACCTCAACACTTTTCTTGCTATGTAGATCAATCTCTATAGTTGTTTTGGGTCTTCAATCATCCAAGTCATTATTTTCCCAGCTACTAAATTCTCTTTTTCGTGCACCCATGTCTTTCCATGACTCCACACCTCTTGGAAGAATACTGAGTCGG GTCACGTCAGATTTGAGCATTGTCGATCTTGATGTTCCTTTCGCTTTGATCTTCACCGTTGGTGTAACCACAAATGCTTATAGTAACCTGGGAGTGCTGGCTGTTGTGACCTGGCAAGTCCTGTTTGTCTCCATACCAATGGTTTATTTGGCTATTCGCTTACAG GCAAATTACTTTGCCTCTGCTAAGGAATTGATGCGGATCAATGGCACAACCAAGTCTTTAGTGTCAAATCATCTGGCTGAATCTGTAGCAGGAGCCATGACAATAAGGGCCTTTGAGGAGGAAGAACGTTTCTTCAAAAAAACCCTTAACCTCATTGACATAAATGCTAGTCCTTTCTTCCACAGTTTTGCTGCAAATGAGTGGTTGATTCAACGGCTTGAAATATTTAGTGCAACTGTTCTTGCCTCTGCAGCACTCTGCATGGTTTTACTACCTCCTGGAACTTTTAACTCTG GATTTATTGGAATGGCACTTTCTTATGGACTTTCATTAAATATGTCGCTGGTGTTTTCGATTCAAAGCCAGTGCACATTAGCAAATTACATGATTTCTGTTGAAAGGCTTAATCAATACATGCACATACCAAGTGAAGCCCCTGAGGCGATTAAAGATAACCGACCTCCATCGAATTGGCCGGAAAAGGGTAAAGTGGATATTTGTGATTTGCAG ATTAGATACAGGCCTGACGCACCACTAGTTCTTCGAGGAATCAGTTGCACCTTTGAAGGAGGGCACAAGATTGCAATTGTTGGACGAACCGGCTGTGGGAAGACTACACTTATAGGTGCTCTATTTCGACTGGTGGAACCAGCTGGAGGAAAGATCATCGTAGATGGAATTGACATCTCTAAGATTGGACTTCATGATCTGCGGTCACGACTCGGAATAATACCTCAAGATCCTACTCTCTTTAACGGGACTGTGAGATACAATTTGGACCCCTTATCCCAGCACACTGACCAGGAGATATGGGAG GTTCTCGGAAAGTGTCAGCTTCGAGAGGCTGTACAGGAGAAAGAGCAGGGTCTAGACTCTTTAG TTGTGGAAGATGGATCGAATTGGAGCATGGGGCAGAGACAATTATTTTGCTTGGGCCGTGCCATTTTGAGGAGGAGTAGGGTACTGGTGCTTGATGAAGCAACCGCATCAATTGATAATGCAACTGACTTGGTTTTGCAAAAGACTATCCGGACTGAATTTTCAGATTGCACTGTAATCACAGTAGCTCACAGGATACCAACAGTGATGGATTGCACAATGGTACTTTCTATTAGCGATG GAAAACTAGTCGAGTTCGATGAGCCGGAGAAGTTAATGAAGACGGAAGGTTCACTTTTTGGACAACTTGTGAAGGAGTACTGGTCTCATTTACACGCTGCAGAATCACATTGA
- the LOC118057238 gene encoding acidic endochitinase — MACQAKAITLLLSILAVSLFKPSNGAGIAIYWGQNGNEGSLADTCNSGNYQFVNVAFLSSFGNGQSPVLNLAGHCDPNAGTCTGISNDIRSCQNQGIKVLLSIGGGAGSYSLSSADDAGQVANYIWNNFLGGQSSSRPLGDAILDGVDFDIESGSGQFWDDLARALNGFSQQRKVYLAAAPQCIFPDANLDTAIKTGLFDYVWVQFYNNPPCQYVNDATGLLSAWNQWTTVQSNQIFLGLPAAPEAAPSGGFIPADVLISQVLPSIKGSPKYGGVMLWSKQYDNGYSAAIKGSV, encoded by the coding sequence ATGGCTTGCCAAGCAAAAGCTATCACCCTTCTTCTATCCATCTTAGCTGTCTCCTTATTCAAACCCTCAAACGGTGCAGGCATCGCCATCTACTGGGGTCAAAATGGCAATGAAGGCAGCTTAGCTGATACTTGTAACTCAGGAAACTATCAATTTGTGAACGTAGCTTTCCTATCTAGTTTCGGCAATGGCCAATCTCCGGTGCTGAACCTAGCAGGCCATTGTGACCCCAACGCCGGTACTTGCACCGGCATAAGCAATGACATTAGATCTTGTCAAAATCAAGGAATCAAGGTGCTACTTTCCATTGGAGGTGGTGCAGGCAGCTACTCCCTTTCATCGGCCGACGATGCAGGGCAAGTTGCAAACTATATCTGGAATAACTTCCTTGGTGGCCAGTCCAGCTCACGTCCGCTGGGCGATGCCATCTTAGACGGGGTTGATTTTGACATCGAGTCAGGTTCAGGCCAGTTCTGGGATGATCTTGCTAGGGCACTTAATGGCTTTAGCCAACAAAGGAAGGTATACTTGGCTGCAGCTCCACAATGCATCTTCCCTGATGCTAATCTAGACACTGCAATCAAAACTGGCCTGTTTGATTACGTGTGGGTTCAATTCTATAACAATCCTCCATGTCAATACGTAAATGATGCTACCGGTCTCTTGAGTGCATGGAACCAATGGACCACAGTTCAATCCAATCAAATATTCCTGGGACTACCAGCTGCTCCGGAGGCAGCCCCCAGTGGTGGATTCATCCCTGCTGATGTGCTCATTTCTCAGGTCCTTCCATCTATCAAGGGTTCACCAAAGTATGGAGGCGTTATGCTCTGGAGCAAGCAGTATGACAATGGGTATAGTGCAGCTATAAAGGGCAGTGTCTAG